In the genome of Pogona vitticeps strain Pit_001003342236 chromosome 13, PviZW2.1, whole genome shotgun sequence, one region contains:
- the LOC110086928 gene encoding noggin-2: MKVSEALLIYSSLAVLLRPSSCQPYLRLRPSPSDNLPVKDIIEHPDPEYDPKEQDLDDRTLRKKLGSHFDPHFMSVAAPAQMNLSSSDPLHRFKGLGPLPNELKKLDLGETPYGTRLKMGKKARRKFLQWLWAYTYCPVLYTWKDLGVRFWPRYIKEGNCFAERSCSFPEGMYCKPVKSVTKTFLRWYCQGWSRQKYCTWIPVQYPVISECKCSC; the protein is encoded by the coding sequence ATGAAGGTCTCTGAAGCCCTCCTGATCTACTCTTCCTTGGCGGTGCTGCTtcgccccagctcctgccagccctACCTCCGGCTCCGGCCCTCCCCCAGTGACAACCTGCCTGTCAAGGACATCATTGAGCATCCGGACCCAGAGTATGACCCCAAGGAGCAGGACCTGGACGATCGGACTTTGAGGAAGAAGCTGGGGAGCCACTTTGACCCCCACTTCATGTCCGTGGCGGCCCCCGCCCAGATGAACCTCTCTAGCTCTGACCCGTTGCACCGATTCAAAGGGTTGGGGCCCTTGCCCAACGAGCTGAAAAAACTGGACCTTGGCGAGACGCCCTACGGGACCAGGCTCAAGATGGGCAAGAAGGCCCGCCGGAAGTTCCTGCAGTGGCTTTGGGCGTATACCTATTGCCCGGTATTGTACACCTGGAAGGACCTGGGTGTCCGGTTCTGGCCTCGTTACATCAAGGAAGGGAACTGTTTTGCCGAGAGGTCTTGTTCCTTCCCAGAAGGCATGTACTGTAAGCCGGTCAAATCGGTCACCAAGACCTTCTTGAGGTGGTACTGCCAAGGATGGTCAAGGCAGAAGTATTGCACCTGGATCCCAGTCCAGTACCCTGTGATTTCAGAGTGTAAATGCTCTTGTTAG